Genomic DNA from Candidatus Paceibacterota bacterium:
TACCTGACCCCTTTTATTCCTAGAAAAGGTACCTGACCCCTTTTATTCCTTTTATTTGGTTACAAGAGAAAAAGGGGAATTCTCAGGTTGTTGGGAGACGCCTGGGGGACATATAGAACAGGGAGAAACACCAGAAGAGGCACTCATCAGAGAAGTCAAGGAAGAAGCAGGAGTTGATGTAAGAATTATAAAATTTTTAGGCATTTTTGAAAACAACAATAGTATTTGTAATTATTTTGATTGTGAATTAGTGTCACCTAGGCAAATTGAGGGAAATAATCAAATAAGATTAATTTCCGTTAATGATATTTCAAAATATACAATAACACCATTTGCCCTTGAGAATTTAATCAAGCTAGGGCTTTATAAAAAGTAAATGTAAAATATATGACGAATAGTTAGTTTATAGTTCCAACCTTAGATAATCTCTCCCATTTACCTCATCGAGTTCTTCACTAAATCCTTCTTTAAGTAAAAATTCTTCACCTTCTTCAGTGTCAGCAATTGCAGTGATATATTCGCAATTGTTTTTTGTAGCAATATTCTTGAGTTCCAAAATTAAATTTTTCATTACACCCCCACCTTGTGATTCTTTTTTAGTTAACATTATGCCGATAGAAAGATATTGCATACCTTTTTCATCTTTATTAATGACATAGCTAATCATTCCCTCGATTTCATTGTCTTTGTTTCTCTTTTCTATAACATCCATTCCTTCTAACCCACTATTTATGAGTTCATCCATTTTATAATTGCTTTTTTTCTGAGGATAGTTTTCTTTAACAAAACGCTCTCTTTCTACAAAAAGAATTTTGTCATCTTTTCTTTCATTTTTAATTTGATCAAAATTTGTCATAGATTTTAGCTATCTAGGTAATTCTTCCCTTATGTCTTTTGCATGGTCGATAAAGAGTATGCCTTTTAGGTGGTCAGTCTCGTGTTGGAAGATCTGCGCCAAAAGACCCGAGGCGCCGCGAGTGAATTTTTTGCCATTTTCATCATAAGCTGTAACTGTTGCTTTTTTTGATCTAAAAGTATTCCCATAGAGCCATCTGACGGACAGACATCCTTCTGGCACCCACATTTTCTCACGGGAAAGTTTGGAAATTTTTGGATTGATAAAAATTAAATCTTTAGGGATTTCTTTTTTGTTAATTTCTTTTAATTCATCTTTTCCTCTTAAAAAATCTTTATGAAAAATTTTTCCAGAAACGAC
This window encodes:
- the def gene encoding peptide deformylase, with protein sequence MKKIVQKENKVLREQAKEISVKEITTPKIKKVLKEMSAALKSQDDGVAIAAPQIGYNLQIFVVSGKIFHKDFLRGKDELKEINKKEIPKDLIFINPKISKLSREKMWVPEGCLSVRWLYGNTFRSKKATVTAYDENGKKFTRGASGLLAQIFQHETDHLKGILFIDHAKDIREELPR